One region of Hymenobacter sediminicola genomic DNA includes:
- a CDS encoding oxygenase MpaB family protein, whose product MSQYSQFFVAPDSVVRTIWGKADTVLFIFAGAAAEFALNKAVDWLYFTGRLPADPLARLFSTVEYARQIVFAERADAERAIDTITAIHAAVEAKRGMVIPAWAYRDVLFMLIDYSIRAFEALERPLNPAEKQEVFEVFTRVGQRMGIPELPASHAAWLQARRHHLAEHLEHSAFTADLYQQYARHLGPVRYRLLLQAQRVVAPTQVSQLLRLGRIPWLLPVLSVYRYAQHLSLSQWARASLLPNEYREKILRLDIAPSTLLSAAT is encoded by the coding sequence ATGTCACAATACTCGCAGTTTTTTGTGGCACCTGATTCTGTGGTGCGCACCATTTGGGGCAAAGCCGATACGGTCTTGTTCATTTTTGCGGGTGCCGCCGCCGAGTTTGCGCTGAACAAGGCCGTTGACTGGCTCTACTTCACGGGCCGCCTACCCGCCGATCCGCTGGCCCGCCTGTTCTCCACCGTGGAATACGCCCGCCAGATTGTATTTGCCGAACGGGCCGATGCGGAGCGAGCCATTGACACTATCACGGCTATTCATGCGGCCGTGGAAGCCAAACGCGGCATGGTCATTCCGGCCTGGGCCTACCGCGACGTGCTATTCATGCTCATCGACTACTCAATCCGTGCCTTCGAAGCGCTGGAGAGGCCATTGAACCCAGCAGAAAAACAGGAAGTTTTTGAGGTCTTTACCCGTGTAGGCCAACGCATGGGTATTCCTGAATTACCGGCTTCCCACGCGGCGTGGCTTCAGGCGCGGCGGCACCACTTGGCAGAACACCTGGAGCACAGCGCTTTCACCGCTGACCTGTACCAGCAATACGCACGGCACCTGGGTCCGGTACGCTACCGCCTCCTGTTGCAGGCCCAACGAGTTGTAGCGCCGACACAGGTGAGCCAGCTGTTGCGCCTTGGCCGCATTCCCTGGCTGCTACCTGTTCTGAGCGTGTACCGCTACGCGCAGCACTTGTCCTTGAGCCAGTGGGCACGAGCCAGCCTACTCCCCAACGAGTACCGAGAGAAGATCCTGCGGCTGGATATTGCCCCCTCCACCCTGCTTTCCGCTGCCACATGA
- a CDS encoding acetylornithine carbamoyltransferase → MKNFTSFADAGDYKALLQQALEIKANPFGYQHIGRNKTVGLIFFNPSLRTRLSSVKAAYNLGAQAWVLNAGADSWTLEMADGAVMNGGTQEHIKDAIAVMSQYCDVLGVRTFPTLKDKAEDYSEVVFNKIRQYATVPVISLESATLHPLQSFADLITVAETKQKERVKVVLTWAPHVRALPQCVPNSFCDWFSEIDWVDFVITHPEGYELDPKFTKGARIEYDQKKALEGADYVQAKNWSSYLDYGQVLGNDPAWMLTPEHMALTDGAKFLHCLPVRRNVEVSDAVLDAPGSLIIQEAGNRTISMQTVLHEMLK, encoded by the coding sequence ATGAAAAACTTCACCTCTTTCGCCGACGCGGGCGACTATAAAGCGCTGTTGCAACAAGCGCTGGAAATCAAGGCGAATCCGTTTGGCTACCAGCACATCGGGCGCAACAAAACCGTTGGGCTGATTTTCTTCAATCCCAGCCTACGCACTCGGCTGAGCTCGGTGAAGGCGGCCTACAACTTGGGCGCGCAAGCCTGGGTGCTCAACGCTGGCGCTGACTCCTGGACGCTAGAAATGGCTGATGGCGCGGTGATGAACGGCGGTACGCAAGAGCACATCAAGGACGCCATTGCGGTGATGAGCCAGTACTGCGACGTGCTGGGCGTGCGCACCTTCCCCACGCTCAAGGACAAAGCCGAGGACTACAGCGAAGTCGTATTCAACAAGATTCGGCAATATGCTACTGTGCCCGTCATCAGCCTGGAAAGCGCCACGTTGCACCCGCTGCAAAGCTTCGCCGACCTGATTACGGTAGCTGAAACCAAGCAGAAGGAGCGCGTGAAAGTGGTGCTCACTTGGGCCCCGCACGTGCGCGCCCTGCCCCAGTGCGTGCCCAATTCCTTCTGCGACTGGTTCTCGGAAATCGACTGGGTGGATTTCGTCATCACCCACCCCGAAGGCTACGAGCTGGACCCGAAGTTCACCAAAGGTGCCCGCATCGAATACGACCAGAAAAAGGCGCTGGAAGGAGCCGACTACGTGCAAGCTAAAAACTGGAGCAGCTACCTCGACTACGGCCAAGTGCTGGGCAACGACCCCGCCTGGATGCTCACCCCCGAACACATGGCCCTGACCGACGGTGCTAAGTTCCTGCACTGCTTGCCCGTGCGCCGCAACGTGGAAGTATCCGACGCTGTGCTCGACGCGCCCGGCTCGCTCATCATCCAGGAAGCCGGCAACCGCACTATTTCTATGCAAACCGTGCTGCATGAAATGCTGAAATAG
- the carB gene encoding carbamoyl-phosphate synthase (glutamine-hydrolyzing) large subunit: MKKPQKVLILGSGALKIGEAGEFDYSGSQALKALKEEGIRTILINPNIATVQTSDDIADDVYFLPVTPYFVEEVIKKEQPDGILVAFGGQTALNCAVALYRAGVFEKYNVQVLGTPVQAIIDTEDRDIFKEKLDQIGVLSARSVAVTNMDDALAAAEKIGFPIIVRAAFALGGLGSGFANNMDELRTLAQKSFTTSDQILVEESLKGWKEVEYEVVRDAYDNCITVCNMENFDPIGIHTGESIVVAPSQTLSNREYHKLRSIGIKTIRHLGIVGECNIQYALDPVSEDYRVIEVNARLSRSSALASKATGYPLAFVAAKLSLGYSLSELKNSVTQTTSAFFEPALDYVVVKLPRWDLGKFEGVNRQIGSAMKSVGEVMAIGKSFEEAIQKGLRMLDTGKRGFVANKPEQVDNATIDKLLSEPNEERIFAINLAFEAGYTIKQVHDLTKIDLWFLQRLLTIFELGNQLAAKRGNGLDALETKLLRDVKKAGFSDQQIAVKVLGEGDVKADELLVRARRKALGVLPVIKQIDTLAAEFPAKTNYLYSTYHGTENDLAPETDKSIVVLGSGVYRIGSSVEFDWCGVNAVQTAAEEGYKTIIINYNPETVSTDYDVSDRLYFEELSFERVMDILEFEQPNGVILSTGGQIPNNLATRLADANAPILGTAPARIDEAENRHKFSSIMDELGIGQPRWKELTSLEAMFEFVGEVGYPVLIRPSYVLSGAAMNVVSNAFEMESFLKAATEVSAEYPVVVSEFIQEAKEIELDAVADKGEIVSYAISEHVEFAGVHSGDATMYYPPQRVYVGTVRKLKIIAEKIAKRYEISGPFNIQFLEKNREIRVIECNIRASRSFPFVSKVSGNNLIKKATQVLLGKKVERDASELVYDLPFVGVKAPQFSFTRLPGADPVLRVDMVSTGEVGCLGDTAEEALLKSMLSVGYKIPQKSVLISSGPIISKIALLESARLLVQSGYSIYATQGTHRFFAEHNVPSSLVFWPDDHQEPNVLTYLKEKKIDLVINIPKNLSKGELDNDYKIRRTAVDFGVGLLTNARLAKAFIQAFCTLEMKDLKIKSWNEYKAM, encoded by the coding sequence ATGAAAAAACCACAGAAAGTTCTCATCCTCGGTTCCGGCGCGCTAAAAATTGGCGAGGCCGGTGAGTTCGATTACTCCGGCTCCCAGGCTCTCAAGGCCCTGAAAGAGGAAGGCATCCGCACCATCCTCATCAACCCCAACATTGCCACCGTGCAGACGTCGGACGACATTGCCGACGACGTGTACTTCCTGCCCGTGACGCCCTACTTTGTGGAGGAAGTCATCAAGAAGGAGCAGCCCGATGGCATTTTGGTGGCGTTTGGGGGCCAAACGGCCCTGAACTGCGCCGTGGCGCTGTACCGCGCCGGAGTGTTTGAGAAGTACAACGTGCAGGTGCTGGGTACGCCCGTGCAAGCCATCATCGACACCGAGGACCGGGATATTTTCAAGGAGAAGCTCGACCAGATTGGCGTACTCTCGGCCCGCAGCGTGGCCGTGACCAACATGGACGACGCGCTGGCCGCGGCCGAGAAAATCGGCTTCCCCATCATCGTGCGGGCGGCGTTTGCGCTGGGTGGCCTCGGTAGCGGTTTCGCCAACAACATGGACGAGCTACGCACCCTGGCCCAAAAATCCTTCACCACCTCCGACCAAATTCTGGTGGAAGAGTCGTTGAAAGGTTGGAAGGAAGTGGAGTACGAAGTGGTGCGGGATGCCTACGACAACTGCATCACCGTCTGCAACATGGAGAACTTCGACCCCATCGGGATTCACACCGGGGAGAGCATCGTGGTGGCCCCGTCGCAGACCTTGAGCAACCGGGAGTACCACAAGCTGCGCAGCATCGGCATCAAAACCATCCGCCACCTCGGCATTGTGGGCGAGTGCAACATTCAGTACGCTCTCGACCCCGTTTCGGAAGATTACCGCGTGATTGAGGTGAATGCCCGGTTGTCGCGCTCCTCGGCGCTGGCTTCCAAGGCTACGGGCTACCCGCTGGCGTTTGTGGCGGCTAAGCTGAGCTTGGGCTACTCTTTGTCGGAGCTGAAGAATAGTGTGACGCAGACGACTTCGGCCTTCTTCGAGCCGGCCCTGGACTACGTCGTGGTGAAGCTGCCCCGCTGGGATTTGGGCAAGTTTGAGGGCGTGAACCGGCAGATTGGCTCGGCCATGAAGAGCGTGGGCGAAGTAATGGCCATCGGCAAATCCTTCGAGGAAGCCATTCAGAAGGGCCTGCGCATGCTGGATACTGGCAAGCGCGGCTTCGTGGCCAACAAGCCCGAGCAGGTGGATAATGCCACGATTGACAAGCTACTGAGCGAGCCGAACGAGGAGCGCATCTTTGCCATCAATCTGGCCTTCGAGGCGGGCTATACCATCAAGCAGGTGCATGACCTGACCAAGATTGACCTGTGGTTTTTGCAGCGCCTGCTTACCATTTTTGAGCTGGGCAACCAACTCGCCGCCAAGCGGGGCAACGGCTTGGATGCACTGGAAACCAAGCTGCTGCGCGACGTGAAAAAAGCCGGTTTCTCGGACCAGCAGATTGCGGTGAAGGTGCTGGGCGAAGGCGACGTGAAAGCCGACGAGCTGTTGGTACGGGCCCGACGCAAGGCCCTGGGTGTGCTGCCGGTCATCAAGCAGATTGACACGCTGGCCGCTGAATTTCCGGCCAAAACCAACTACCTCTACAGCACCTATCACGGCACCGAAAACGACCTCGCGCCGGAAACCGACAAGTCCATCGTGGTGCTGGGCTCGGGCGTGTACCGCATCGGCAGCTCCGTGGAGTTCGACTGGTGCGGCGTAAATGCCGTGCAAACGGCCGCCGAAGAGGGCTACAAAACCATCATCATCAACTACAACCCTGAAACCGTAAGCACTGACTACGACGTTTCGGACCGGTTGTACTTCGAGGAGCTGAGCTTCGAGCGGGTGATGGATATTCTGGAGTTCGAGCAGCCCAACGGCGTCATTCTGAGCACCGGCGGCCAGATTCCGAACAACTTGGCTACTCGTTTGGCCGATGCCAATGCGCCTATTTTGGGTACTGCCCCAGCCCGCATTGATGAAGCCGAGAACCGCCACAAGTTCAGCAGCATCATGGATGAACTGGGCATTGGGCAGCCCCGGTGGAAGGAGCTGACTTCCCTGGAGGCAATGTTCGAGTTTGTGGGCGAGGTCGGCTACCCCGTGCTGATTCGTCCGAGCTACGTGCTGTCGGGAGCGGCGATGAACGTGGTTTCCAACGCGTTTGAGATGGAGTCGTTCTTGAAAGCGGCTACCGAAGTAAGCGCCGAGTACCCGGTGGTGGTGTCGGAGTTTATCCAGGAAGCCAAGGAAATTGAGCTGGACGCGGTGGCCGACAAGGGCGAAATCGTGAGCTACGCCATTTCCGAGCACGTGGAGTTTGCCGGCGTGCATTCCGGCGACGCCACCATGTACTACCCGCCCCAGCGCGTGTACGTGGGCACCGTGCGCAAACTCAAAATCATTGCCGAGAAGATTGCCAAGCGCTACGAAATCAGCGGGCCGTTCAACATCCAGTTCCTGGAGAAAAACCGCGAAATCCGGGTGATTGAGTGCAACATCCGCGCCTCACGCTCCTTCCCGTTCGTGTCGAAAGTATCGGGCAACAACCTAATCAAGAAAGCCACCCAGGTGCTGCTGGGCAAGAAAGTGGAGCGTGACGCGAGCGAGCTGGTCTACGACCTGCCCTTCGTGGGCGTGAAGGCACCCCAGTTCTCGTTTACCCGTCTGCCCGGCGCCGACCCCGTACTGCGTGTGGACATGGTGAGCACCGGCGAGGTAGGCTGCCTGGGCGACACGGCCGAGGAAGCCCTGCTGAAATCGATGCTGAGCGTGGGCTATAAAATTCCGCAGAAATCGGTGCTGATTTCCAGCGGTCCCATCATCTCCAAGATTGCGCTGCTGGAATCAGCGCGGCTGCTGGTGCAAAGTGGCTACAGCATCTACGCCACGCAGGGTACGCACCGCTTCTTTGCCGAACACAACGTGCCCAGCTCCCTCGTCTTCTGGCCCGACGACCACCAGGAGCCCAACGTGCTGACCTACCTCAAGGAGAAGAAAATCGACCTGGTAATCAACATCCCCAAGAACCTCTCGAAGGGCGAGCTGGACAACGACTACAAGATCCGCCGTACTGCCGTGGACTTCGGAGTTGGCTTGCTGACCAATGCCCGCTTGGCCAAAGCATTCATCCAAGCCTTCTGCACGCTGGAGATGAAGGATCTGAAAATCAAGAGTTGGAACGAGTATAAGGCCATGTAA
- the carA gene encoding glutamine-hydrolyzing carbamoyl-phosphate synthase small subunit, whose amino-acid sequence MENAKSVKLILEDGTEIQGQSFGAFTSAAGEVVFSTAMTGYPENLTDPSFAGQILVLTYPMVGNYGVPGEELYESISKIFESDKIHIAGLVVNYYSEEHSHWNAAKSLGDWLAEYNIPGIFGVDTRMLTKKLREKGAMLGKIVAEQDVPLHDPNLENLVAQVSPQGVQHYGTGQHKIVLVDCGTKTNIIRCFLERDVELIRVPWDYDFTTLDYDGLFLSNGPGDPKMCTATIGHLQTALSQDKPIFGICLGSQLMGLAAGGDTFKLKYGHRSHNQPVKLTGTQQCYITSQNHGFAVDTDTLPAEWTMLFENLNDGTCEGIKHKTKPFFSTQFHPEAAGGPQDTEYLFDDFLKAVAEHKAAK is encoded by the coding sequence GTGGAAAACGCTAAATCGGTAAAACTCATCCTCGAAGACGGTACTGAAATCCAGGGCCAGTCGTTCGGCGCCTTCACCTCCGCCGCGGGCGAGGTGGTATTCAGCACGGCCATGACCGGCTACCCCGAAAACCTCACCGACCCGTCCTTCGCCGGGCAGATTCTGGTGCTGACCTACCCCATGGTGGGTAACTACGGAGTGCCGGGCGAGGAGCTGTACGAGTCGATTTCGAAGATCTTCGAGTCGGACAAGATTCACATTGCCGGTTTGGTGGTGAACTACTACTCCGAGGAGCACAGCCACTGGAACGCTGCCAAGAGCCTGGGCGACTGGCTGGCGGAGTACAACATCCCCGGCATCTTCGGGGTAGATACCCGCATGCTCACCAAGAAGCTGCGCGAGAAGGGCGCTATGCTCGGCAAGATTGTGGCTGAGCAGGACGTACCGCTGCACGACCCCAACCTGGAAAACCTGGTGGCCCAGGTGAGCCCCCAGGGCGTGCAGCACTACGGCACGGGCCAGCACAAAATCGTGCTGGTAGACTGCGGCACCAAAACCAACATCATCCGCTGCTTCCTGGAGCGCGACGTGGAGCTGATCCGGGTGCCCTGGGACTACGACTTCACGACTCTCGATTACGACGGCCTGTTCCTGAGCAACGGCCCCGGCGACCCGAAAATGTGCACCGCCACCATCGGCCACCTGCAAACCGCGCTAAGCCAGGACAAACCCATCTTCGGCATCTGCTTGGGCTCCCAGCTCATGGGCCTGGCCGCGGGCGGCGACACCTTCAAGCTGAAATACGGCCACCGCAGCCATAACCAGCCCGTGAAACTCACCGGCACCCAGCAATGCTATATCACCAGCCAAAACCACGGCTTCGCAGTTGATACCGATACCCTGCCCGCCGAGTGGACCATGCTATTCGAAAACCTCAACGACGGCACCTGCGAAGGCATCAAGCACAAAACCAAGCCGTTCTTCTCCACCCAGTTCCACCCCGAAGCCGCCGGCGGCCCCCAGGATACGGAGTATCTGTTCGACGACTTCCTGAAAGCCGTGGCCGAGCACAAAGCAGCGAAGTAG
- a CDS encoding aspartate aminotransferase family protein: MELFNVYPLVNITPVKALGAKLWDDKGQEYLDFYGGHAVISIGHSHPHYVQRLTEQLGNIGFYSNSVQIPIQRELAEKLGRVSGYEYYTLFLCNSGAEANENALKLASFHTGKKRVIAFRGAFHGRTSGAVAATDNAKIVAPFNAGHHISFLEYDLAAVETALKAGDVCAVIIEPIQGVGGIIMPSDEFLQGLAALTKQYGALLLADEVQSGYGRSGKFFAHQHAGIRPDVISVAKGMGNGFPIGGILIAPELKASYGLLGTTFGGNHLACAAALAVLEVIEQENLVQHAAELGDYLRTELEAHAGAEEIRGRGLMVGIKYDFPIKDLRDQLLAEHHIFVGNASDPTVLRLLPPLNITKAEVDRFLQALYALIPVEVKK, translated from the coding sequence ATGGAGCTTTTCAACGTGTATCCGCTCGTCAACATCACGCCCGTGAAGGCGCTGGGGGCGAAACTCTGGGACGACAAAGGCCAGGAGTACCTGGATTTTTACGGCGGGCACGCTGTTATCAGCATCGGCCACAGCCACCCGCACTACGTGCAGCGCCTGACCGAGCAACTCGGCAACATCGGCTTCTACTCCAACTCGGTGCAGATTCCGATTCAGCGGGAACTGGCCGAGAAGCTGGGCCGGGTGTCGGGCTACGAGTACTACACGCTGTTTCTGTGCAACTCCGGGGCCGAGGCCAACGAGAATGCACTGAAGCTGGCTTCCTTCCACACCGGCAAAAAGCGTGTCATAGCATTCCGGGGCGCGTTTCACGGCCGCACCTCGGGCGCAGTAGCCGCCACCGATAACGCCAAAATCGTGGCGCCTTTCAACGCCGGGCACCATATCAGTTTTCTCGAATACGATTTGGCGGCGGTAGAAACGGCCCTAAAGGCGGGCGACGTCTGCGCCGTTATCATCGAGCCGATTCAGGGCGTGGGCGGCATCATAATGCCGTCCGACGAGTTCCTGCAGGGGCTGGCCGCGCTGACCAAACAATACGGCGCGCTGCTGCTAGCTGATGAGGTGCAGAGCGGTTACGGCCGCAGCGGCAAGTTCTTCGCCCACCAGCACGCCGGCATCCGGCCCGATGTTATTTCTGTAGCGAAAGGCATGGGCAACGGCTTCCCCATCGGCGGCATCCTGATTGCCCCCGAGCTGAAGGCCTCCTATGGCTTGCTGGGCACCACGTTCGGCGGCAACCACCTGGCCTGCGCCGCCGCGCTGGCCGTGCTGGAAGTCATTGAGCAGGAAAACCTGGTGCAGCACGCTGCCGAGCTGGGCGACTACCTGCGCACGGAACTGGAAGCCCACGCCGGGGCCGAGGAAATCCGGGGCCGGGGCCTGATGGTAGGCATCAAGTACGACTTCCCCATCAAGGACCTGCGCGACCAGCTGCTGGCGGAGCACCACATTTTCGTGGGCAACGCCTCCGACCCCACGGTGCTGCGCCTGCTGCCCCCGCTGAATATCACCAAGGCCGAGGTAGACCGGTTTTTACAGGCGCTATACGCATTAATTCCGGTCGAAGTGAAAAAGTAA
- the argC gene encoding N-acetyl-gamma-glutamyl-phosphate reductase — protein sequence MKIKAGIVGGAGYTAGELLRILLHHEFVELGGIVSSSNADNPIYQVHDDLVGDTELRFAAALQGDEDVVFLCLGHGNSKAWLTQNPLPETTHVIDLSNDFRLEADAEFEGREFVYGLPELNKSRIQQAQNIANPGCFATAIQLALLPLAQAGKLQDDVHVSAITGSTGAGQSLSETVHFSWRTNNVSIYKPFTHQHLSEIGESLARLLQHELDVDIHFIPYRGNFTRGIFASVYTPSDLTQDEARALYHQFYQDAPFTTVSDKEVHLKQVVNTNKCLLHVQKLGKQLLITSVIDNLVKGASGQAVQNMNLIFGLPETTGLGLKAGLF from the coding sequence ATGAAAATTAAGGCTGGTATCGTCGGCGGGGCCGGCTACACGGCGGGGGAGCTGTTGCGGATTCTGCTGCACCACGAGTTTGTGGAGCTGGGCGGCATCGTAAGCTCTTCCAACGCCGACAACCCCATCTACCAAGTGCACGACGACCTGGTGGGCGACACGGAGCTGCGCTTCGCGGCCGCGCTGCAGGGCGACGAGGACGTGGTGTTCCTGTGCCTGGGCCACGGCAATTCCAAGGCCTGGCTGACCCAGAACCCGCTACCCGAAACCACCCACGTCATCGACCTGAGCAACGACTTCCGCCTGGAAGCCGACGCCGAGTTTGAAGGTCGGGAGTTTGTGTACGGACTGCCGGAGTTGAACAAGAGCCGCATCCAGCAGGCCCAGAACATTGCCAACCCCGGCTGCTTCGCCACGGCCATTCAGCTGGCGCTGCTGCCGCTGGCCCAGGCCGGCAAGCTCCAGGACGACGTGCACGTTTCGGCCATTACGGGCAGCACGGGCGCGGGGCAGAGCCTCTCGGAGACGGTGCATTTCTCGTGGCGCACCAACAACGTGTCCATCTACAAGCCTTTCACGCACCAGCATTTGAGCGAGATAGGGGAGAGCCTGGCGCGGCTGCTGCAGCACGAGCTGGACGTGGACATCCACTTCATCCCGTACCGCGGCAACTTCACCCGGGGCATCTTCGCCAGCGTCTACACGCCGTCGGATTTGACTCAGGACGAGGCCCGCGCGCTGTACCATCAGTTCTACCAGGACGCCCCGTTCACCACGGTGTCGGACAAGGAAGTGCACCTCAAGCAGGTAGTCAACACCAATAAGTGCCTGCTGCACGTGCAGAAACTCGGCAAGCAGCTGCTCATCACCTCGGTAATCGACAACCTGGTAAAAGGCGCTTCCGGCCAGGCCGTGCAGAACATGAACCTCATCTTCGGCCTGCCCGAAACGACGGGCTTGGGGCTGAAGGCCGGGCTGTTTTAA
- the argG gene encoding argininosuccinate synthase, producing MKKVVLAYSGGLDTSYCVVHLTRELGLEVHTVIVNSGGFSQEELAGIEQRAYEMGSTRHEVIDVTDRFYQQCLRYLLAGNVLKNDTYPLSVSAERMFQSLALAEYARENKADYIAHGSTGAGNDQVRFDVAFSVISPDTEIITPIRDLGLSRQQEIEYLQQNGVEMSWEKAKYSINKGIWGTSVGGVETLTSRQGLPESAWPTQLSKHEPQEISITFEKGEPVALNGETMKPVDLIVALNELAGQYAIGRDTHVGDTILGIKGRVGFEAPAPLILIKGHHLLEKHTSSRWQLLHKDYIANWYGTLLHEAQYLDPVMRDMEAFLESSQERVSGTVYVTLKPYQFELLGVESPFDMMQSKVATYGEENNAWDSRDAKGFIKIFSNQLRIHGSFNDEN from the coding sequence ATGAAAAAAGTAGTTCTCGCCTACAGCGGCGGCTTGGATACGTCTTATTGCGTGGTTCACCTGACCCGGGAGCTGGGTTTAGAAGTCCACACGGTGATTGTCAACTCGGGCGGATTCTCGCAGGAGGAACTGGCCGGCATCGAGCAGCGCGCCTACGAAATGGGCTCCACGCGCCACGAGGTGATTGACGTAACGGACCGGTTCTACCAGCAGTGCCTGCGCTACCTGCTGGCCGGCAACGTGCTCAAAAACGACACGTACCCGCTGAGCGTGAGTGCCGAGCGTATGTTCCAGAGCCTGGCACTGGCCGAGTACGCCCGCGAAAACAAGGCCGACTACATTGCCCACGGCAGCACCGGCGCCGGCAACGACCAAGTGCGCTTCGACGTGGCCTTCTCGGTGATTTCCCCCGACACCGAAATCATCACGCCCATCCGCGACCTGGGCCTTTCGCGCCAGCAGGAAATCGAATATCTGCAGCAGAATGGGGTGGAGATGAGCTGGGAAAAAGCCAAATACTCCATCAACAAAGGTATCTGGGGCACCAGCGTGGGTGGTGTGGAAACCCTGACCTCGCGCCAGGGCCTGCCCGAGTCGGCCTGGCCGACGCAGCTGAGCAAGCACGAGCCGCAGGAAATCAGCATCACCTTCGAGAAAGGTGAGCCGGTGGCCCTGAATGGCGAAACCATGAAGCCGGTAGACCTGATTGTGGCCCTCAACGAGCTGGCCGGCCAGTACGCCATTGGCCGCGACACCCACGTGGGCGACACGATTCTGGGCATCAAGGGCCGCGTAGGCTTTGAGGCGCCCGCGCCGCTGATTCTCATCAAGGGCCACCATTTGCTGGAAAAGCACACGTCCAGCCGCTGGCAGCTGCTGCACAAAGACTATATCGCCAACTGGTACGGCACGCTGCTGCACGAGGCCCAGTACCTCGACCCGGTGATGCGCGACATGGAGGCATTTCTGGAGTCGTCGCAGGAGCGGGTGTCGGGCACGGTATACGTGACGCTAAAGCCCTACCAGTTTGAGCTGCTGGGCGTGGAGTCGCCGTTTGATATGATGCAGTCGAAGGTGGCTACCTACGGCGAGGAGAACAACGCCTGGGACTCGCGCGACGCGAAAGGCTTCATCAAAATTTTCAGCAACCAGTTGCGGATTCACGGTTCTTTTAACGATGAAAATTAA
- a CDS encoding GNAT family N-acetyltransferase: protein MSFRVCGRLNPAANRVLIMILRVANAADAQYVETLCQWYAESAKTRGVGIAKRDPNYLIKKMEKGDAIIAFIDDQLAGFCYIETFEDAKFVVNSGLIVNTELRKEGLGRAIKHRVFELSRTKYPAAKIFGITTSAAVMKINNELGYRPVTFPELTQSDDFWKGCSSCKNYGILMENQRKMCLCTGMVYDNLDDSFTQQSIEILSQEGQKA from the coding sequence TTGTCTTTCCGAGTGTGCGGCCGCCTGAACCCGGCCGCTAACCGAGTCCTGATCATGATTCTACGAGTCGCCAATGCTGCCGATGCGCAGTATGTGGAAACCCTTTGCCAGTGGTATGCCGAATCCGCCAAAACCCGCGGCGTCGGCATTGCCAAGCGTGATCCTAACTATCTGATTAAGAAGATGGAAAAGGGTGATGCCATCATTGCCTTCATCGATGACCAGCTGGCGGGTTTCTGCTACATCGAAACTTTCGAGGACGCGAAATTCGTGGTGAACTCGGGGCTGATTGTGAACACCGAGCTGCGCAAGGAAGGCCTGGGCCGCGCCATCAAGCACCGCGTGTTTGAGCTGTCGCGCACCAAGTACCCGGCGGCTAAGATCTTCGGTATCACCACCTCCGCGGCCGTGATGAAGATCAACAACGAGCTGGGCTACCGCCCCGTGACCTTCCCCGAGCTCACGCAGTCAGACGACTTCTGGAAGGGCTGCTCCAGCTGCAAAAACTACGGCATCCTGATGGAAAACCAGCGCAAAATGTGCCTCTGCACCGGCATGGTGTACGATAATCTGGACGATAGTTTCACGCAGCAATCCATTGAAATTCTGAGCCAAGAAGGCCAAAAAGCATAA
- the argB gene encoding acetylglutamate kinase — protein sequence MSEGLKIFKIGGGIIDDDAQLQRFLRELAQVPGRKILVHGGGKGASQMLRDLGQEPQMVQGRRITDAATLDIVTMFYAGKTNKQVVASLQAAGVNALGLSGADGNAIRAVRRPVKDIDYGFVGDLPADAVNVPLLRQLLETGLLPVFCAITHDGAGQLLNTNADTIASVLACALAPHYAVELHYCFEKDGVLRDVDDDASVIPQITAAEYQQLKAAGVIAAGMVPKLDNAFAALEAGVERVVIEHALRINEPVKTVLCRS from the coding sequence ATGAGCGAAGGCCTGAAAATTTTTAAAATCGGGGGCGGTATTATTGATGATGACGCCCAGCTGCAGCGGTTTCTGCGGGAGCTGGCGCAAGTGCCGGGCCGCAAAATACTGGTGCACGGCGGCGGCAAAGGCGCCAGCCAGATGCTGCGCGACCTGGGCCAGGAACCCCAGATGGTGCAGGGCCGCCGCATCACCGACGCGGCCACCCTCGACATCGTGACCATGTTCTACGCCGGCAAAACCAACAAGCAGGTGGTGGCCAGCCTGCAGGCCGCGGGCGTGAATGCGCTGGGTTTGTCGGGAGCCGACGGCAACGCCATCCGGGCCGTGCGGCGGCCGGTGAAGGACATCGACTACGGCTTTGTGGGCGACCTGCCGGCCGATGCCGTGAACGTGCCCCTACTGCGCCAGTTGCTGGAAACCGGCCTGCTGCCCGTATTCTGCGCCATCACCCACGACGGCGCAGGCCAACTGCTCAACACCAACGCCGACACCATTGCCAGCGTGCTGGCCTGCGCCCTGGCTCCGCACTACGCCGTGGAACTGCACTACTGTTTCGAGAAGGACGGCGTGCTACGCGACGTGGATGATGACGCCTCTGTGATTCCGCAGATTACCGCCGCCGAGTATCAGCAGCTGAAGGCCGCGGGCGTCATTGCGGCCGGCATGGTGCCCAAGCTGGATAACGCCTTTGCCGCCCTGGAAGCCGGCGTGGAGCGGGTGGTTATCGAGCACGCCCTGCGCATCAACGAGCCCGTAAAAACCGTGCTATGCCGGAGCTAA